A genomic window from Govania unica includes:
- a CDS encoding oligosaccharide flippase family protein, which translates to MSIRSSLLSFSAQKYIGFFINFATVIYIARLLTPEEIGVFSLGAGIVAMAHKFRDVGITVFVIQTRELETSLLRSAFGLLLTISWSLALILFVGAHLFSELYSDARLATVIRILAGNFLLIPFGAITLAVLQREMKFFKVGLMQMSAQIVGAIVSISLALKGLSYASLAWGSLAGSIATVGMAFIVRPRTISYLPSLKRAREVLSFGGRVLSVNLTTEASYQSPEYFLGYFQNFASIGFFGRARGQIEMFSTYVLSTISAVLFPFIAEKIRKGEEVRSTFLYVVTCITGLSWPFYIGIFLLAFPTMRVLFGANWDTSVPLVQIMAIGAFLLVMSPIHANFLMATGHIKKLFKTDLILQAINIGLIFVAAQISLTAMALSQVIYASIVVLVYLTIQLKIIQSDWREFAKALWPSAKLAVVSTLPLTLFVSVYHGPQHNVLAQFLGGGALLAAGWLGGVFLVKHPLRDEIMRFVTAFLVRVRKGRSSL; encoded by the coding sequence ATGTCAATTAGATCTTCTCTTCTCTCATTCTCTGCTCAGAAATATATAGGGTTCTTTATAAATTTTGCGACCGTGATTTATATTGCGCGCTTGCTGACGCCTGAGGAGATCGGTGTGTTCTCGCTTGGTGCCGGGATTGTTGCCATGGCGCATAAATTCCGTGACGTGGGCATTACCGTCTTTGTGATTCAAACCCGAGAATTAGAAACGTCGTTGCTGCGGTCGGCCTTTGGCCTTCTTTTGACGATCTCCTGGTCTCTGGCCCTTATTTTGTTCGTGGGTGCGCATCTTTTTTCTGAATTGTATAGCGATGCTCGCTTGGCGACGGTCATACGAATTCTTGCGGGAAACTTTCTTCTTATTCCTTTTGGAGCCATCACGCTCGCTGTCCTTCAGCGGGAAATGAAGTTTTTTAAGGTTGGCTTGATGCAAATGTCCGCCCAGATAGTGGGGGCGATTGTGTCCATCAGTCTGGCGCTCAAGGGATTGAGTTATGCAAGTCTGGCCTGGGGCTCGTTAGCCGGCTCCATAGCGACGGTGGGCATGGCATTCATTGTTCGCCCACGCACGATAAGCTACCTCCCGAGCCTCAAGAGAGCGCGGGAGGTCCTGAGTTTTGGCGGGCGGGTGCTGAGTGTCAATCTGACGACCGAAGCCAGCTATCAGTCGCCAGAGTATTTTCTTGGTTATTTTCAGAACTTTGCCAGTATCGGGTTTTTTGGTCGAGCCCGTGGCCAGATCGAGATGTTCTCGACCTACGTACTTTCGACAATTTCCGCGGTACTATTTCCTTTCATTGCCGAAAAAATTCGAAAAGGCGAGGAAGTCCGCAGCACATTTTTGTATGTTGTGACATGCATTACCGGTCTGAGTTGGCCATTTTATATCGGAATATTTCTTCTGGCTTTTCCCACCATGAGAGTCCTGTTTGGAGCGAATTGGGACACGTCAGTGCCGCTTGTGCAAATCATGGCTATCGGTGCTTTCCTGTTGGTTATGTCGCCGATACATGCAAATTTTTTGATGGCCACGGGGCATATCAAAAAACTTTTCAAGACAGACCTTATCCTGCAGGCGATCAATATCGGTTTGATTTTTGTCGCGGCACAAATCAGTTTGACGGCTATGGCGCTCAGTCAGGTGATCTATGCGTCAATCGTTGTCCTTGTCTATCTGACGATCCAGCTCAAAATTATTCAGTCGGACTGGAGAGAGTTTGCAAAAGCCTTATGGCCAAGTGCTAAACTGGCTGTTGTCAGTACCTTGCCGCTTACGCTGTTTGTCTCGGTCTATCATGGCCCGCAGCATAATGTGCTGGCCCAGTTTTTAGGTGGCGGCGCGTTGCTGGCGGCGGGGTGGCTTGGTGGGGTGTTCCTGGTGAAGCATCCGCTTCGTGATGAGATTATGCGGTTCGTGACTGCTTTTCTCGTCCGGGTGAGAAAAGGCCGCAGTTCCCTTTGA